The following are encoded together in the Methylorubrum sp. B1-46 genome:
- a CDS encoding PAS domain-containing protein: MADAFAFLPPGGETGAEIRAHDWSASSLGPPERWPQSLRSTLSLMLSCPTAMFLAWGPDLLCFYNDAYRPMLGYRLSGALGQPFRAVWASIWDEIGPLVDATLAGESQTLTDVMLDLSREGKPEQGWWSFTYSPAYDEAGAVAGLFCVTAETTARVLGERRLRESEDHYRHTVELNPQVPWTCDPHGNITSYSNRWLELTGQAPGEPEGAGWAKALHPDDVPWTMTVFAGCLASGEPVDVNYRIRIARTGAYRWMRARARPRRNEGGAIIRWYGVVEDIHDRKLAEERLQDLNATLERRVADALAQRKLWADVFETTDALVAALDDDYRVLAVNRAYVDEFESIYGVRPGVGDNLLDLLAGHPDDRAAVKAVWSRALAGEEFTLIEAFGAPERKRPSYELRFTALRDAQGRRIGAFQYAQDVSERLRGQEQLARAEEALRHAQKMEAVGQLTGGVAHDFNNLLTIIRSSVEFLRRPNLPEDRRSRYLEAVSDTVDRAAKLTSQLLSFARRQPLKPEVFDLGGRLRGVADMLNAVTGARIRIVAEVPDLPCHVRVDPSQFETALVNLAVNARDAMAGEGTLTLGLACGTALPSIRGHAGAAGPFAALSVRDDGTGIAPEHLTRIFEPFYTTKAVGKGTGLGLSQVIGFAKQSGGDIDVASEPGHGTTFTLYLPEVDAPAPETQQGDDTAEPATEERALCVLVVEDNLDVGRFCTQLLEDLGHSIVWAHDAETALVEFERVPFRFDAVFSDVVMPGMGGVELARRLKAGHPNLPIILTTGYSDVLAQDDTHGFDLVRKPYSAEQVARALRNVLNRRPRPAGAPGHRPTPA, encoded by the coding sequence ATGGCTGATGCCTTCGCATTCCTGCCGCCCGGAGGAGAGACCGGCGCCGAGATCCGCGCCCACGACTGGTCGGCGAGTTCACTCGGGCCGCCGGAGCGATGGCCGCAATCGCTGCGCAGCACGCTGTCGCTGATGCTGTCCTGCCCCACGGCGATGTTCCTCGCTTGGGGACCGGACCTGCTGTGCTTCTACAACGACGCCTACCGCCCGATGCTCGGCTACCGGCTCTCCGGCGCGCTGGGCCAACCCTTCCGCGCGGTCTGGGCCAGCATCTGGGACGAGATCGGTCCGCTGGTGGATGCGACCCTCGCAGGTGAGAGCCAGACCCTCACCGACGTCATGCTGGACCTCTCGCGCGAGGGGAAGCCCGAGCAGGGTTGGTGGTCCTTCACCTACTCGCCCGCCTACGACGAGGCCGGCGCCGTCGCCGGCCTGTTCTGCGTCACCGCCGAGACGACGGCCCGCGTCCTCGGCGAGCGGCGCCTGCGCGAGAGCGAGGACCATTACCGGCACACGGTCGAACTCAATCCGCAGGTGCCGTGGACCTGCGACCCGCACGGCAACATCACCTCCTACTCGAACCGCTGGCTCGAACTGACCGGGCAGGCGCCGGGCGAACCGGAGGGCGCCGGCTGGGCCAAGGCGCTTCATCCCGACGACGTGCCTTGGACCATGACCGTGTTCGCGGGCTGCCTCGCCTCGGGCGAGCCGGTCGATGTGAATTACCGCATCCGCATCGCCCGCACCGGCGCGTACCGCTGGATGCGCGCGCGCGCCCGGCCGCGGCGCAACGAGGGCGGCGCGATCATCCGCTGGTACGGCGTCGTCGAGGATATCCACGACCGCAAGCTCGCCGAGGAGCGCCTGCAGGACCTGAACGCCACGCTGGAGCGGCGCGTGGCGGACGCGCTCGCCCAGCGCAAGCTCTGGGCCGACGTGTTCGAGACCACCGACGCTCTCGTGGCCGCGCTCGACGACGATTACCGCGTGCTCGCGGTGAACCGCGCCTATGTCGACGAGTTCGAGAGCATCTACGGCGTCCGGCCCGGCGTCGGCGACAACCTCCTCGACCTGCTGGCCGGTCATCCCGACGACCGCGCCGCGGTGAAGGCGGTCTGGTCCCGTGCCCTTGCCGGCGAGGAATTCACCCTCATCGAGGCGTTCGGCGCCCCGGAACGCAAGCGGCCCTCCTACGAGCTGCGGTTCACGGCGCTGCGGGACGCGCAGGGACGCCGGATCGGCGCGTTCCAGTATGCCCAGGACGTCTCCGAGCGGCTGCGCGGCCAGGAGCAACTCGCCCGAGCCGAGGAAGCGCTGCGCCATGCCCAGAAGATGGAGGCCGTCGGCCAGCTCACCGGCGGCGTGGCGCACGACTTCAACAACCTTCTGACCATCATCCGCTCGTCCGTCGAGTTCCTGCGCCGGCCGAATCTGCCCGAGGACCGGCGCAGCCGCTACCTGGAGGCGGTCTCGGACACGGTCGATCGCGCCGCCAAGCTGACGAGCCAGCTCCTGTCCTTCGCCCGGCGGCAGCCCCTCAAGCCCGAGGTGTTCGACCTCGGCGGGCGGCTTCGCGGCGTGGCCGACATGCTGAACGCGGTGACCGGCGCCCGCATCCGCATCGTCGCGGAGGTGCCCGACCTGCCCTGCCACGTGCGGGTCGATCCGAGCCAGTTCGAGACCGCGCTGGTCAACCTCGCGGTCAATGCCCGCGACGCGATGGCCGGCGAGGGCACGCTGACGCTCGGGCTCGCCTGCGGGACGGCGCTGCCCTCGATCCGCGGCCATGCCGGCGCGGCCGGGCCCTTCGCCGCCCTCTCGGTCCGCGACGACGGCACCGGCATCGCCCCGGAGCATCTGACGCGCATCTTCGAGCCGTTCTACACCACCAAGGCGGTAGGCAAGGGGACCGGGCTCGGCCTCTCTCAGGTCATCGGCTTCGCCAAGCAATCGGGCGGCGACATCGACGTGGCGAGCGAACCGGGACACGGCACCACCTTCACGCTCTACCTGCCCGAGGTCGATGCGCCCGCGCCGGAGACGCAGCAGGGGGACGACACGGCCGAGCCCGCGACCGAGGAGCGGGCGCTCTGCGTGCTCGTGGTCGAGGACAATCTCGATGTCGGACGCTTCTGCACCCAGCTTCTGGAGGATCTCGGCCACTCGATCGTCTGGGCGCACGATGCCGAGACGGCGCTCGTCGAATTCGAGCGGGTGCCGTTCCGGTTCGACGCGGTCTTCTCGGACGTGGTGATGCCGGGCATGGGCGGGGTCGAACTCGCACGGCGGCTGAAGGCCGGCCACCCGAACCTGCCGATCATCCTGACCACCGGCTACAGCGACGTGCTGGCCCAGGACGACACGCACGGCTTCGACCTCGTCCGCAAGCCCTACTCGGCCGAGCAGGTCGCGCGCGCGCTGCGCAACGTCCTGAACCGGCGTCCCCGGCCGGCGGGCGCCCCCGGCCACCGGCCGACCCCGGCCTGA
- a CDS encoding DUF1269 domain-containing protein — MAELVVIGFEDPQQADSALNELARLQGEYLIDLEDAVVAVRSPDGKLRLKQSVDLIGAGAASGGIWGAMWGSLVGLLFLNPLLGLATGAALGAGAGALSGKLADYGINDDFIRSVAEAVQPNTSALFILVRKAQPEKVLAEMKQFRGRVIRSSLSPEQESRLQAALSGPEVSMPGSAEPAASDGTAAPGVGSSPQPPGGATGPTGA, encoded by the coding sequence ATGGCCGAGCTTGTGGTGATTGGATTCGAGGATCCGCAACAGGCGGACAGTGCCCTGAACGAGCTGGCACGCCTGCAGGGCGAGTACCTGATCGATCTGGAGGATGCGGTCGTCGCCGTGCGGAGCCCGGACGGCAAGCTGCGGCTCAAGCAGAGCGTCGATCTGATCGGGGCGGGAGCGGCCTCCGGCGGCATCTGGGGCGCGATGTGGGGCTCGCTGGTCGGCCTCCTCTTCCTGAACCCGCTGCTCGGCCTCGCCACGGGGGCGGCGCTCGGGGCGGGAGCGGGGGCGCTGTCGGGCAAGCTCGCCGATTACGGCATCAACGACGATTTCATCCGCTCCGTGGCCGAGGCCGTGCAGCCGAACACCTCGGCCCTGTTCATCCTCGTGCGCAAGGCGCAGCCGGAGAAGGTCCTCGCGGAGATGAAGCAGTTCCGGGGGCGCGTGATCCGCTCCTCACTCTCGCCGGAGCAGGAAAGCCGGCTCCAGGCGGCTTTGTCGGGACCGGAGGTGTCGATGCCCGGAAGCGCCGAGCCGGCCGCGTCGGACGGCACGGCGGCGCCGGGAGTCGGCAGCAGCCCGCAGCCTCCCGGTGGGGCCACCGGTCCGACGGGCGCCTGA
- a CDS encoding oleate hydratase, giving the protein MAGAHPGEEGRDFTVEADASAAYWHHRPDNTLPPPDMMGAYMRNRPVPDQRVEERRAWIIGSGIAGLAAAFYMIRDGGMKGEDITILDALSVEGGSLDGAGNPQDGYIIRGGREMNWNYDNLWDMFQDVQALELPEGYSVLDEYRLVNDRDPNYSKARLMHQQGQIRDFSRFGLTKSQQWELIRLLLKRKEDLDDITIEQYFSSGFLETNFWFLWRSMFAFENWQSLLEMKLYMHRFLDSIDGLTDMSALVFPKYNQYDSFVRPLVNHLQARGVKVRFGARATDLAMRVEGETRSVTGIHIRADGKNEVIPVAAGDVVFALTGSMTEGTAYGDMDHAPVLERGQHDPGEDSDWTLWKNLAEKSPVFGKPAKFYGDTEKSMWESVTLTCEPSPLVERLKELAVNDPYSGKTVTGGIITFTDSNWVLSVTCNRQPHFPGQPKDVLVLWAYALLMDKDGNHVRKPMPACTGREILSELCFHLGIADQSEAVAAKTKVRLALMPYITAMFMPRAAGDRPHVVPKGCTNLGLMGQFVETANDIIFTMDSSIRTARVAVYTLLDLKKQVPDISPVQYDIRNLLKAARALNNNEPFPGERLLHRLLGRTYYAHILPPLPELEGPPRGSAQLEMRHLLSKRRQALTAIGASIEQIRGHIRSQK; this is encoded by the coding sequence ATGGCTGGGGCCCATCCAGGCGAAGAAGGCCGCGATTTCACCGTCGAGGCGGATGCATCGGCCGCCTATTGGCACCATCGGCCGGACAACACGCTTCCGCCCCCGGACATGATGGGCGCCTACATGCGAAACCGTCCCGTGCCGGACCAACGGGTGGAGGAGCGCAGGGCATGGATCATCGGCAGCGGCATCGCAGGCCTCGCCGCCGCCTTCTACATGATCCGCGACGGCGGCATGAAGGGCGAGGACATCACCATCCTCGACGCCTTGAGCGTCGAGGGCGGCTCCCTCGACGGCGCCGGCAATCCGCAGGACGGCTACATCATCCGCGGCGGCCGCGAGATGAACTGGAATTACGACAACCTCTGGGACATGTTCCAGGATGTTCAGGCGCTGGAACTGCCGGAGGGCTACAGCGTCCTCGACGAGTACCGGCTCGTCAACGACCGTGACCCCAATTACTCCAAGGCGCGGCTCATGCACCAGCAGGGGCAGATCCGCGACTTCTCGAGATTTGGCCTCACGAAATCCCAGCAATGGGAGCTGATCCGGCTGCTGCTCAAGCGCAAGGAAGATCTCGACGACATTACGATTGAGCAATATTTCAGCTCAGGCTTTCTCGAGACCAATTTCTGGTTTCTCTGGCGCTCCATGTTCGCATTCGAGAACTGGCAAAGCCTGCTTGAAATGAAGCTCTACATGCATCGCTTCCTCGACTCGATCGACGGATTGACGGACATGTCGGCGCTCGTCTTCCCGAAATACAATCAGTACGACAGCTTCGTCCGTCCACTGGTGAACCACCTTCAGGCCCGCGGCGTGAAGGTGCGGTTCGGCGCGCGGGCCACCGACCTTGCGATGCGCGTCGAGGGCGAGACGCGGAGCGTCACGGGCATCCACATCCGGGCGGACGGCAAGAACGAGGTCATCCCGGTCGCGGCCGGGGATGTGGTCTTTGCCCTGACGGGCTCGATGACCGAGGGCACGGCCTACGGTGACATGGACCATGCACCGGTCCTCGAACGCGGCCAGCACGATCCGGGCGAGGACAGCGATTGGACGCTGTGGAAGAATCTGGCGGAAAAATCCCCAGTCTTCGGAAAGCCCGCGAAGTTCTACGGCGATACCGAGAAATCGATGTGGGAATCGGTGACGCTGACCTGCGAACCGTCGCCCCTCGTCGAGCGCTTGAAGGAGCTGGCGGTCAACGATCCCTATTCAGGCAAGACCGTGACAGGCGGGATCATCACCTTCACGGACTCGAACTGGGTCCTGAGCGTCACCTGCAACCGTCAGCCGCATTTCCCAGGACAGCCCAAGGACGTGCTGGTCCTCTGGGCCTACGCGCTGCTGATGGACAAGGACGGGAACCATGTCCGCAAGCCGATGCCGGCCTGTACCGGCCGGGAGATCCTGAGCGAACTCTGCTTCCATCTCGGGATTGCCGATCAGAGCGAGGCGGTGGCGGCCAAGACGAAGGTGCGCCTCGCACTCATGCCCTACATCACGGCGATGTTCATGCCGCGCGCCGCGGGCGACCGGCCGCATGTGGTGCCGAAGGGCTGCACGAATCTCGGCCTGATGGGCCAGTTCGTCGAAACCGCGAACGACATCATCTTCACGATGGACAGTTCGATCCGCACCGCCCGCGTGGCCGTCTATACGCTGCTCGATTTGAAGAAGCAGGTGCCGGATATCAGCCCGGTCCAGTACGACATCCGCAACCTGCTCAAGGCGGCGCGCGCCTTGAACAACAACGAGCCCTTCCCCGGCGAACGCCTGCTGCATCGCTTGCTCGGGCGAACCTACTACGCCCATATCCTACCGCCCCTGCCGGAGCTCGAAGGGCCGCCCCGCGGATCGGCTCAGCTGGAAATGCGGCATCTGCTCAGCAAGAGACGGCAGGCTCTGACCGCCATCGGCGCCTCGATCGAACAGATTCGCGGGCATATTCGATCACAGAAGTGA
- a CDS encoding DUF2778 domain-containing protein, with the protein MAHPLFSWALPTAAYLSAALILASSAPFVSLGLPPRQAVVVPPAVEPVPEALTEAAVETVAQAPVEGPLQVPTETQASVPEATEPQEAALAEWAPQALTAPTDARFGMAALFWLPDAPQETAVAQLVPLPVRRPPELTALGAAAALRRAERLAARRPTMAAAPAEAEDTRSFFERLLGVERPASPAPALAYAALENGAAESAARRPLTSPAPASRPPGEGGIAVYDISAQSVVLPNGERLEAHSGLGESMDDPRFVHLKMRGPTPPGTYDLTEREAPFHGVRALRLTPVGGSEAIYGRVGLLTHTYLLGPNGASNGCISFKDYDKFLQAYLRGEIRRVVVVAGRGRDPNALVASR; encoded by the coding sequence ATGGCACATCCTCTCTTCTCGTGGGCTCTGCCCACGGCCGCCTATCTGAGCGCGGCGCTGATCCTGGCCTCCTCCGCCCCGTTCGTGTCGCTCGGTCTGCCGCCCCGGCAGGCTGTCGTGGTGCCGCCTGCGGTGGAGCCGGTGCCGGAAGCTCTTACGGAAGCGGCGGTCGAAACGGTTGCCCAGGCGCCGGTCGAGGGACCGCTTCAGGTGCCGACCGAGACGCAGGCGTCCGTGCCGGAGGCCACGGAACCACAGGAGGCCGCGCTCGCCGAATGGGCGCCGCAGGCCCTGACCGCTCCGACCGATGCCCGGTTCGGCATGGCGGCCCTGTTCTGGCTTCCGGACGCGCCGCAGGAGACCGCCGTCGCCCAGCTCGTGCCCCTGCCGGTCCGGCGGCCGCCCGAGCTGACGGCTCTCGGAGCCGCGGCGGCCCTGCGCCGGGCCGAGCGGCTCGCCGCCCGCCGACCCACGATGGCGGCCGCGCCGGCCGAGGCGGAGGACACCCGCAGCTTCTTCGAGCGGCTGCTCGGCGTCGAGCGACCCGCCTCCCCCGCGCCCGCCCTCGCCTACGCCGCGCTGGAGAACGGCGCGGCCGAATCGGCCGCCCGCCGGCCGCTCACGTCGCCGGCTCCGGCCTCACGGCCGCCGGGCGAAGGCGGCATCGCGGTCTACGACATCAGCGCCCAGAGCGTGGTCCTGCCGAACGGCGAGCGGCTGGAGGCGCATTCCGGCCTCGGCGAGAGCATGGACGACCCGCGCTTCGTCCACCTCAAGATGCGCGGGCCGACGCCGCCGGGCACCTACGACCTGACCGAGCGCGAGGCGCCGTTCCACGGGGTGCGGGCGCTCCGCCTCACGCCGGTCGGCGGCAGCGAGGCGATCTACGGCCGCGTCGGCCTGCTCACCCACACCTACCTGCTCGGCCCCAACGGCGCCTCGAACGGCTGCATCTCGTTCAAGGATTACGACAAGTTCCTGCAGGCTTACCTGCGCGGCGAGATCCGCCGTGTCGTCGTCGTCGCGGGTCGCGGCCGCGACCCGAACGCTCTGGTTGCGTCACGCTGA
- the ureE gene encoding urease accessory protein UreE translates to MRVIQRVLGSRSEAGLAERLHHLEHHGAVDILRVPSADVARRRLRATTMAGEEIALALPRDQALFDGAVLVLDDGHALVARVGTERWLRLVPASAADALELGYHAGNLHWRVRFDGGALLVALEGPAEDYLVRLGALVTEGRVTHAVDAGEEG, encoded by the coding sequence ATGCGTGTGATCCAACGCGTTCTGGGCAGCCGGTCGGAGGCTGGGCTGGCCGAGCGCCTGCATCACCTCGAGCATCACGGCGCGGTGGACATCCTGCGGGTGCCGAGCGCCGATGTGGCCCGGCGGCGCCTGAGGGCGACGACGATGGCCGGCGAGGAGATCGCGCTGGCCCTGCCGCGGGATCAGGCCCTGTTCGACGGGGCCGTGCTCGTCCTCGACGACGGTCATGCCTTGGTCGCCCGCGTCGGCACCGAGCGCTGGCTGCGGCTCGTGCCGGCGAGCGCCGCCGACGCGCTCGAACTCGGCTACCACGCCGGCAACCTGCACTGGCGGGTCCGCTTCGACGGCGGGGCCCTCCTCGTCGCGCTGGAGGGGCCGGCGGAGGATTACCTCGTCCGGCTCGGCGCGCTGGTCACGGAGGGCCGCGTCACCCATGCCGTCGATGCAGGCGAGGAGGGCTAA
- a CDS encoding urease accessory protein UreF → MLAALTALQQADTAFPSGSFAFSNGLEGLIADNPAFDEAALARTIAAALRFRWAGTDRVALILAHRAGPAIERLAAIDAAVEAASLSEPMRVGSRRNGASLLASHARLGTPGAASLRAAVRAGTLIGHLPTVQGALWPGLGLDERTAASVSGYLFASGLTSAAVRLGAIGAIEAQRTLGGALPIIAELLEEPVPEPTGAVELTGFTPLIEIAAMRQAQAELRLFAN, encoded by the coding sequence TTGCTGGCCGCCCTCACCGCGCTCCAGCAGGCCGACACCGCCTTCCCGAGCGGCAGCTTCGCCTTCTCCAACGGCCTCGAAGGCTTGATTGCGGACAATCCTGCCTTCGACGAGGCGGCACTGGCCCGCACGATCGCCGCCGCCCTGCGCTTTCGCTGGGCCGGGACCGACCGGGTCGCGCTGATCCTCGCCCACCGCGCGGGCCCGGCGATCGAGCGGCTCGCAGCCATCGACGCGGCGGTCGAGGCCGCCTCGCTGTCCGAGCCGATGCGGGTCGGCAGCCGCCGCAACGGCGCCTCGCTGCTCGCTTCGCACGCCCGCCTCGGCACGCCGGGCGCCGCCTCCTTGCGCGCCGCGGTGCGCGCAGGGACGCTCATCGGGCATCTTCCCACGGTGCAGGGCGCCCTATGGCCGGGACTCGGCCTCGACGAGCGCACCGCCGCCTCCGTCTCCGGCTATCTCTTCGCTAGCGGGCTGACCTCGGCCGCGGTGCGGCTCGGCGCCATCGGGGCGATCGAGGCGCAGCGCACGTTAGGCGGCGCGCTGCCGATCATCGCCGAACTGCTGGAGGAGCCCGTGCCCGAACCGACGGGCGCGGTCGAGCTCACCGGCTTCACCCCGCTGATCGAGATCGCCGCGATGCGACAAGCCCAGGCCGAACTCCGCCTGTTCGCCAATTGA
- a CDS encoding urease subunit gamma, producing MLLTPTEMERLTIFTAAELARKRRARGLKLNYPEAVAIITDEILEGARDGRSVADLIGWGSTILTTGDVMPGVASMMPILQVECVFPDGTKLVTVHEPIRAAEGAEPDTLEPGAILPAEGEIELAAGRPRVTIEVVNTGDRPVQIGSHYHFFEVNRALDFDRAKALGFRLDIPAGTAVRFEPGQRKTVTLTGFGGAKELTGLNNLTQGKLDSESARADALARAKARGFKGA from the coding sequence ATGCTGCTGACGCCGACCGAGATGGAACGGCTCACGATCTTCACCGCCGCCGAACTCGCCCGCAAGCGGCGGGCACGGGGGCTGAAGCTGAACTACCCGGAAGCGGTGGCGATCATCACCGACGAGATCCTGGAGGGCGCCCGCGACGGACGCTCGGTCGCCGACCTGATCGGCTGGGGCTCGACCATCCTCACCACCGGTGACGTGATGCCGGGCGTCGCCTCCATGATGCCGATCCTGCAGGTCGAGTGCGTCTTCCCCGACGGCACCAAGCTCGTCACCGTGCATGAACCGATCCGTGCGGCCGAAGGCGCGGAGCCCGACACGCTGGAGCCCGGCGCGATCCTGCCGGCCGAGGGTGAGATCGAACTCGCCGCCGGCCGCCCGCGGGTCACGATCGAGGTCGTCAACACCGGCGACCGGCCGGTGCAGATCGGCTCGCACTACCACTTCTTCGAGGTCAACCGGGCGCTCGATTTCGACCGGGCCAAGGCGCTCGGTTTCCGCCTCGACATCCCGGCAGGCACGGCGGTGCGGTTCGAACCGGGCCAGCGCAAGACAGTAACGCTCACGGGCTTCGGCGGCGCCAAGGAACTCACCGGTCTCAACAACCTGACGCAGGGCAAGCTCGACTCCGAGTCCGCCCGCGCCGACGCGCTGGCTCGCGCCAAGGCCCGCGGCTTCAAGGGCGCCTGA
- the ureC gene encoding urease subunit alpha produces MVTIPRRDYAALYGPTTGDGVRLADTSLVAVVEHDHAVYGDECLHGGGKTLRDGIGLAPGVTAAEGALDFLLCNVLVIDPVIGIVKGDLGIKDGRIVGLGKAGNPAIMDGVDPRLIVSAGTTVRDCEGLIATPGAIDVHVHFDSAGLPDHAIASGITTLLGGSLGPITVGIDSGGPFNTGKMLQAAEAWPVNFGFLGRGNTHKPAALKEQLETGVLGLKIHEDWGAMPAAIDSCLAFADEHDFQVQLHTDTLNESGFVEDTLAAIGGRTIHMYHTEGAGGGHAPDIIRVAGLPHCLPSSTNPTNPYTVNTFDEHLDMTMVCHHLNPALPEDVAFAESRIRAQTIAAEDVLHDIGAISMLGSDSQGMGRIHEVICRTWQLASKMKDQRGSLPEERPGFGDNARIKRYIAKYTINAARTFGIDAHIGSLEPGKMADIVIWRPAFFGIKPELVIKGGFIAWGAMGDSAASLMTCEPMLMRPQWGAFGLAKQGLSACFVHPLAIQGGLRESLGLRKGLLPARGTRTLTKADMLWNDACPEIRVDPQTFEVFVDGELATCEPATVLPLAQRYMLR; encoded by the coding sequence ATGGTCACGATTCCCCGGCGCGACTACGCCGCCCTCTACGGCCCCACCACCGGCGACGGCGTGCGGCTCGCCGACACCTCCCTCGTCGCGGTGGTCGAGCACGACCACGCGGTCTACGGCGACGAATGCCTGCATGGTGGCGGCAAGACTCTTCGGGATGGCATCGGGCTCGCGCCCGGCGTCACGGCGGCTGAAGGAGCTCTCGACTTCCTCCTGTGCAATGTCCTCGTCATCGATCCCGTCATCGGCATCGTGAAGGGCGACCTCGGCATCAAGGACGGGCGCATCGTGGGCTTGGGCAAGGCCGGCAACCCGGCGATCATGGACGGGGTCGATCCGCGCCTGATCGTCTCGGCCGGCACCACGGTGCGCGACTGCGAGGGGCTGATCGCCACGCCCGGCGCCATCGACGTCCACGTCCACTTCGATTCTGCGGGGCTGCCCGACCACGCCATCGCCTCCGGCATCACCACGCTTCTCGGCGGTTCGCTCGGGCCGATCACGGTCGGCATCGATTCCGGCGGGCCGTTCAACACGGGAAAAATGCTCCAGGCGGCGGAAGCCTGGCCCGTCAATTTCGGTTTTCTGGGCCGGGGCAACACGCATAAGCCCGCCGCTCTCAAGGAGCAGCTCGAGACCGGCGTGCTCGGCTTGAAGATCCATGAGGATTGGGGGGCGATGCCGGCGGCGATCGATTCCTGCCTCGCCTTCGCCGACGAGCACGACTTCCAGGTTCAGCTCCACACCGACACGCTCAACGAATCCGGCTTCGTCGAGGATACGCTGGCGGCGATCGGCGGACGCACCATCCACATGTATCACACGGAGGGTGCGGGCGGCGGGCACGCGCCCGACATCATCCGCGTGGCGGGACTGCCCCACTGCCTGCCCTCCTCGACGAACCCGACCAATCCCTACACGGTCAACACGTTCGACGAGCACCTCGACATGACGATGGTATGCCACCACCTCAATCCGGCTTTGCCGGAGGACGTGGCGTTTGCCGAGAGCCGCATCCGGGCGCAGACCATCGCGGCCGAGGACGTGCTGCACGATATCGGCGCGATCTCGATGCTCGGCTCTGACAGCCAGGGCATGGGCCGCATCCACGAGGTGATCTGCCGGACGTGGCAGCTCGCCTCCAAGATGAAGGACCAGCGCGGGAGCCTCCCCGAGGAGCGGCCGGGCTTCGGCGACAATGCCCGGATCAAGCGCTACATCGCCAAGTACACGATCAACGCCGCGCGTACCTTCGGCATCGACGCGCATATCGGCTCGCTGGAGCCCGGCAAGATGGCCGACATCGTGATCTGGCGCCCGGCCTTCTTCGGCATCAAGCCGGAACTGGTGATCAAGGGCGGCTTCATCGCCTGGGGCGCCATGGGCGATTCCGCGGCGTCCCTGATGACCTGCGAACCGATGCTGATGCGCCCGCAATGGGGTGCCTTCGGCCTCGCCAAGCAGGGGCTGTCGGCCTGCTTCGTCCACCCGCTCGCGATTCAAGGCGGGCTCCGCGAGAGCCTGGGCCTTCGCAAAGGCCTGCTGCCGGCCCGCGGCACCCGCACGCTGACCAAAGCCGACATGCTGTGGAACGACGCTTGCCCGGAGATCCGGGTCGATCCGCAGACCTTCGAGGTCTTCGTGGATGGGGAACTCGCCACCTGCGAGCCCGCCACCGTCCTCCCGCTCGCCCAACGCTACATGCTGCGATGA
- the ureG gene encoding urease accessory protein UreG, with translation MTASPSPALPDTVTAARIGIGGPVGSGKTALIERLIPALQARGVDLAVVTNDLVTKEDAERLRRSGLIDPARVEAVEAGACPHTVIREDPTLNIAAGDDLEAKFPGLQLLIFESGGDNLASTFSLDLVDWWIFVIDVAGGDDIPRKRGPGVLRCDLLVINKTDLAPHVGVDLPGMLAEAARVRGTKPVAATNARSGEGVEAVADAICRAVLFAP, from the coding sequence ATGACCGCTTCCCCCTCCCCTGCCCTGCCCGATACCGTCACCGCCGCCCGCATCGGCATCGGCGGTCCCGTTGGTTCGGGAAAGACCGCGCTGATCGAGCGGCTGATCCCGGCGCTTCAGGCCCGCGGGGTCGATCTCGCGGTCGTCACCAACGATCTCGTCACCAAGGAGGATGCCGAGCGCTTGCGCCGCTCCGGGCTGATCGACCCGGCGCGCGTGGAGGCGGTGGAGGCCGGCGCCTGCCCCCACACCGTGATCCGCGAGGACCCGACTCTCAACATCGCCGCGGGCGACGATCTGGAGGCGAAGTTTCCGGGGCTCCAGCTCCTGATCTTCGAATCGGGCGGCGACAACCTCGCCTCGACCTTCTCCCTCGATCTGGTCGATTGGTGGATCTTCGTCATCGACGTAGCGGGCGGGGACGACATCCCGAGGAAGCGCGGCCCCGGCGTGCTGCGCTGCGACCTCCTCGTCATCAACAAGACCGATCTCGCACCCCATGTCGGCGTCGATCTCCCCGGCATGCTGGCGGAGGCCGCACGCGTCCGGGGTACGAAACCGGTGGCCGCCACCAATGCCCGCTCCGGCGAGGGCGTCGAGGCGGTGGCCGACGCGATCTGCCGCGCCGTCCTGTTCGCGCCCTGA